TTGTGGTGGCGACCGGCCTGCATCTGGATTACGCGCAGATCGACGGCATGGATGTGTCGGCGATCGGGGCCAACGGCCTGACCAGCGTCTATCCGGGTCCGCAGGCGGCGCAGGCGACCTGGCTGGCGATGGATGCCTTCCGCCGACAGGGTGGCGAGGCGCTGATGACGCTTCCGGCGACGCCGCTCAAGTGCGCCGGCGCGCCACTGAAGATGACCTTCATGCTGGCGGACCGCCTGCGCGAAGCGGGCACGCGCGCGTCGTCGAAAGTGAGCTTCCACTCCGCGCTGGACAACATATTCAGCGTCAAGCCGGTGAATGACGACGTGCTGCGCCGCTGGGCGGACCTGGACGTGCCGGTCACCTTCAACAGCAAGCTGGTGGCGATCGACATCGGCACCCGCCGCGCCACCTTCCTGACGCCGGAGGGCGAGCGCAACGAACTGGGCTACGACTTCATCCACGTGGTGCCGCCGATGCGCGCACCGGACGCGGTGAAGAACAGTCCGCTCGCCTGGCAGGACGGTCCGTTCGCAGCGGGCGGCTGGCTGGAAGTGGACAAGGAAACGCTGCGCCACCGCCGCTATCCGAATGTGTTCGGGCTGGGCGACATTAATGGCACGCCGCGCGGCAAGACGGCGGCGACGATCAAGAAGAGCGCACCCATCGTCGCGCGCAACCTGATCGACGTGATCGCCGGCGGTGAGCCGTCGCAGCGCTTCGACGGCTACACCTCCTGCCCGTTGCTGCTGCGCGAAGGCTCGGCGCTGCTGGTCGAATTCGACTACGAAGGCCGGCTGGTACCTTCACTGCCCATGATCGAACCGCTGCAGGACAGCTACTTTGCCTGGTTGATGAAATACCGCCTGCTCAAGCCCGCCTACATGGCGGTGGCCAAGGGCAGGGTGTGAGGAGAACGACATGTACGAGATATGGCTGGGCCTGAATATCGTGTTCGAACTGGCGCTGACCGCCCTGCCCTGGATAGGGGGCGCGGCGGCGGTCTGGATCGCGCTCATGTCGGCGGCGCTGCTCCGCCGACACGCCCACTGGCGCGAAGCGCTCCCGGCATCGCTGGTGATCGGTGCGACCTTTGCTGCGCTGGGGCTCTGGCTGGTGCCGTTGCTGACCCGATCCTCGATCGGCGAAATGGGCTACTGGGTCGACTGGGTCAATCTGATCGGCCTGTCGGTGGCAGTCGGCGTTCTGGTGTTCGCATTCGTCTGGCCGCTGCTGACCGCGGTGTCCGGCCCGCGCCATGACACACACACGCCAGACGCACACGCATGAAGGCGGCTGCAGGTCCGCGCGGCTCGGTATGCAAGCGTCTCCGGGCCCTGCGCAGAACACCCCCGCGAGTTCCGTCGGTGATCGCAGTCACTGGCAGGCACGCGCGAATGGCGCACGATGAAACCATGAACCCGCACTGACCCCTGGAGAAGACACATCATGAAAAGACTGTTCCTCGCTGCCGCGCTGTCGCTGGCAAGTCTCACCGCATCCGCCGTCGACATCGCGATTTCCGCGGCCGACGCGCACGCCGCCGTGCAGAAGGCCGACAGCAAGGTGCTGCTGGTCGATGTGCGCGATCCGGTCGAAATCATGTTCGTCGGCTTCACCGACGCGGTGCACGTGAACATTCCCTACCTGATCGTCGACCGCACGAAGTGGAATGCCGAAAAGGGCGTGTTCAAAACCTTCCAGAATCCCGACTTCGCGGCGCAGATCAAGGCCGAACTGGACAAGCGCGGGCTGGGCATCGATGCCGAAGTCATCACCCTGTGCCGATCCGGCAGCGAACGCGGCGAACCGAGCGCAGCCTTTCTGCGCGCCA
The sequence above is a segment of the Methyloversatilis sp. RAC08 genome. Coding sequences within it:
- a CDS encoding NAD(P)/FAD-dependent oxidoreductase — encoded protein: MKYGKPEVAVPTALPDIGRRRFMLRASALPLGAAALGAATPRTARAGVKTSAHIVIAGSGLGGVAIANRLSRELDGAKITIVDRKEIHNYQPGYTLVATGIWPVDKVSDRNADLLPGRVEWVKDMAAGFDPDASTLITEGGQRIRYDYLVVATGLHLDYAQIDGMDVSAIGANGLTSVYPGPQAAQATWLAMDAFRRQGGEALMTLPATPLKCAGAPLKMTFMLADRLREAGTRASSKVSFHSALDNIFSVKPVNDDVLRRWADLDVPVTFNSKLVAIDIGTRRATFLTPEGERNELGYDFIHVVPPMRAPDAVKNSPLAWQDGPFAAGGWLEVDKETLRHRRYPNVFGLGDINGTPRGKTAATIKKSAPIVARNLIDVIAGGEPSQRFDGYTSCPLLLREGSALLVEFDYEGRLVPSLPMIEPLQDSYFAWLMKYRLLKPAYMAVAKGRV
- a CDS encoding rhodanese-like domain-containing protein, with the translated sequence MKRLFLAAALSLASLTASAVDIAISAADAHAAVQKADSKVLLVDVRDPVEIMFVGFTDAVHVNIPYLIVDRTKWNAEKGVFKTFQNPDFAAQIKAELDKRGLGIDAEVITLCRSGSERGEPSAAFLRANGFPNARFVEHGFQGAQIKDGPQKGFRLQNGWQNSGLPWSMKMNPDKMYRSDRP